One window of the Paenibacillus beijingensis genome contains the following:
- a CDS encoding SDR family oxidoreductase produces the protein MSSLTGKVAIITGSSRGIGRVIAERLAGLGAKVVVNHAGNPPKAAEAVEGIIQKGGEASALRADLSQVNEVETLFAETLAAFGKVDFLINNAGVMITKPLAEVTEADFDKQFAVNVKGTFFACQQAMKYMENGGRIVNFSTSVAGHMFPAYSVYAGTKGAVEQFTRQLAKEFGSKQITINAVAPGPVNTELFHAGKTEQQIEAIKKMNAFGRIGEPEDIASVVEFLVSDQAQWVTGQTLRVNGGFI, from the coding sequence ATGAGCAGCTTAACAGGAAAAGTAGCGATTATTACCGGATCGTCGAGAGGAATTGGCCGTGTCATTGCGGAACGGCTGGCCGGTTTGGGCGCTAAAGTGGTCGTCAATCATGCCGGCAATCCGCCAAAAGCGGCGGAAGCCGTGGAGGGCATTATTCAAAAGGGCGGCGAAGCGTCAGCGCTGCGCGCCGATCTGAGTCAAGTAAACGAAGTGGAGACATTATTCGCCGAAACGCTCGCTGCATTCGGCAAGGTGGATTTTCTGATCAACAATGCGGGAGTTATGATCACCAAACCGCTGGCGGAAGTGACGGAAGCCGACTTTGACAAGCAGTTTGCCGTAAATGTGAAAGGGACGTTCTTTGCCTGCCAGCAAGCGATGAAATATATGGAGAACGGAGGGAGAATCGTGAACTTCTCCACGTCCGTAGCGGGGCATATGTTTCCCGCCTACAGCGTCTATGCCGGTACAAAAGGGGCGGTTGAACAATTCACCCGTCAGCTTGCGAAAGAGTTCGGCTCCAAACAAATTACGATCAACGCCGTTGCTCCGGGCCCCGTTAATACCGAACTCTTTCATGCAGGGAAGACAGAGCAGCAGATTGAAGCCATCAAAAAAATGAATGCGTTCGGCCGAATCGGCGAGCCTGAAGATATCGCGAGTGTCGTCGAGTTTCTGGTGAGCGACCAAGCGCAATGGGTAACCGGTCAAACGCTGCGCGTGAACGGCGGATTTATTTAA
- a CDS encoding SRPBCC family protein gives MQPISRSDTVTKQIFIECRPETLFSFFTDPDKLVRWMGRHVLLDPTIGGKYRIDVNGSDIAMGEYKEIVPNEKIVMTWGWEKSKLVPPGSSTVEFKLTPKDNGTLLILTHYDLPASEIASHQHGWTHYMDRLQLLAQGTDPGVDPWSEQAMHE, from the coding sequence ATGCAGCCAATAAGCAGAAGTGACACGGTTACGAAACAAATTTTTATCGAATGCCGGCCGGAGACGTTATTTTCATTTTTTACCGACCCTGACAAGCTCGTTCGTTGGATGGGACGCCATGTCCTGCTCGATCCGACCATCGGCGGCAAATACCGCATCGACGTTAATGGAAGCGACATCGCGATGGGCGAATATAAGGAGATTGTCCCGAACGAGAAAATCGTCATGACGTGGGGCTGGGAAAAGTCGAAGCTTGTCCCTCCCGGATCGAGCACCGTTGAGTTCAAGCTGACGCCCAAAGACAACGGTACTCTCCTGATTTTGACGCATTACGATTTGCCGGCCTCGGAAATCGCCTCCCATCAGCACGGCTGGACGCATTATATGGATCGCCTGCAGCTGCTGGCGCAAGGTACGGATCCCGGCGTCGATCCATGGTCCGAACAAGCGATGCACGAATAA
- the tlp gene encoding small acid-soluble spore protein Tlp → MAKPDNRADNVEHLQQNIQNTIENLNESKAYLNEFSSEIGSEERSQIEAKNERRKESIQGFREEVKDEAKHSLQ, encoded by the coding sequence ATGGCAAAACCGGATAATCGGGCGGATAATGTCGAGCATTTGCAGCAAAATATTCAAAATACGATTGAAAACCTAAATGAAAGCAAAGCATACTTAAACGAATTTTCCTCTGAAATCGGCAGCGAGGAGCGCAGCCAAATCGAAGCAAAAAACGAGCGGCGCAAAGAAAGCATTCAAGGCTTCCGGGAGGAAGTCAAGGACGAAGCGAAGCATTCCCTGCAGTAG
- the udk gene encoding uridine kinase — MLIIGIAGGTGSGKTTVARSVIDRLGSAKVTFISQDNYYKDHPHLSLAERESINYDHPLAFDNELLIQHLHLLKEGQTAQAPVYDFTVHARSKVDTVELRPNNIVIIEGLHVLSDENLRGLLDIKVFVDTDPDVRILRRVLRDIEERGRDIQSIHDQYLNTVKPMHEAFIEPSKKYADLIIPEGGHNEVGIQLLSILTEKYLTGDRKWSGEA, encoded by the coding sequence ATGCTCATCATTGGTATCGCAGGCGGCACCGGCTCAGGCAAAACGACGGTGGCCCGCTCCGTCATTGACCGTCTTGGTTCCGCCAAAGTGACGTTCATTTCCCAAGATAACTATTATAAGGACCATCCGCATCTCAGTCTGGCCGAACGCGAATCGATCAATTACGATCATCCGCTCGCCTTTGACAATGAGCTGCTCATCCAGCACCTTCACCTTCTAAAAGAAGGCCAAACCGCACAGGCTCCGGTTTATGACTTCACCGTTCATGCCCGCTCCAAGGTCGATACGGTAGAGCTGAGGCCGAACAATATTGTCATTATCGAAGGCCTCCATGTGCTGTCCGACGAAAACTTAAGGGGGCTGCTCGACATCAAAGTTTTCGTCGATACCGACCCCGATGTGCGCATCCTTCGCCGGGTGCTCCGGGATATCGAGGAGCGCGGCCGGGACATTCAATCGATCCACGACCAATATTTGAATACGGTTAAGCCGATGCATGAAGCGTTTATCGAACCGTCCAAAAAATACGCCGACCTGATCATCCCCGAAGGCGGCCATAATGAGGTCGGCATCCAGCTGCTGTCCATCTTGACGGAGAAATATTTGACGGGCGACCGGAAGTGGTCCGGCGAAGCATAA
- a CDS encoding SRPBCC family protein — MVNVLTEIIINCPRDKVSDYAANPDNAPEWYINIQSALWQTPKPLAVGSKIAFKAQFLGKQLAYVYQIAEYEPGKLLVMRTADGPFPMETTYTWETAEGNATRMTLRNKGNPTGFSMIFAPLMSFIMQRANKKDLKKIKALLERGA; from the coding sequence ATGGTCAACGTTCTAACCGAAATTATCATTAACTGTCCCCGGGACAAAGTTTCCGATTATGCGGCCAACCCGGACAATGCTCCTGAATGGTATATCAATATCCAATCGGCACTGTGGCAAACGCCGAAGCCGCTCGCGGTCGGTTCTAAAATCGCCTTTAAAGCGCAATTTCTCGGAAAGCAGCTTGCATACGTCTATCAAATCGCGGAATATGAACCGGGCAAGCTGCTCGTCATGCGGACCGCCGACGGTCCGTTCCCGATGGAAACAACGTACACCTGGGAGACAGCGGAAGGCAATGCCACCCGGATGACGCTGCGAAACAAAGGGAATCCGACCGGGTTTTCAATGATCTTTGCTCCGTTGATGTCATTCATAATGCAAAGAGCGAACAAGAAGGATCTGAAGAAAATCAAGGCATTGCTTGAACGGGGAGCTTAG
- a CDS encoding MarR family winged helix-turn-helix transcriptional regulator, with the protein MKVEKMVRLQDHLCFSLYACSRAISRMYRPLLEKMGITYPQYLVLLVLWEKNESTVKELGDALDLDSGTLTPLLKRMEAGKLIRRERSKEDERVVTVRLEEAGASLKEEAACIPLSLLASSGMSVEEVKSLNETIKVLSDKVAQLSGK; encoded by the coding sequence ATGAAGGTGGAGAAAATGGTTCGTCTGCAGGATCATCTTTGTTTTTCTCTATACGCTTGCTCCCGGGCCATTTCGCGAATGTATCGGCCATTGTTGGAAAAGATGGGAATTACTTATCCGCAGTATCTTGTGCTGCTCGTCTTGTGGGAAAAAAACGAGAGCACGGTGAAAGAACTCGGAGACGCTCTCGATCTGGATTCGGGGACATTGACTCCGCTGCTGAAGCGGATGGAAGCCGGCAAGCTGATTCGCAGAGAGCGCTCGAAGGAGGACGAGAGAGTCGTTACGGTCAGGCTGGAGGAAGCCGGCGCGTCCCTTAAGGAAGAAGCGGCATGCATTCCTTTATCGCTTCTCGCATCGAGCGGGATGTCTGTCGAAGAAGTAAAGTCATTAAACGAGACGATCAAAGTATTGTCCGACAAAGTAGCCCAATTGAGCGGAAAATAA
- the tpx gene encoding thiol peroxidase encodes MTQERTGVATVGGNPITLIGPELKVGDQAPDFTINKDLFAEVSLSDFEGKVKLISVVPSLDTDVCDAQTRRFNVEASKLGENVAILTISVDLPFAQSRFCTVAGIDKVVTLTDYKSRSFGEAYGVLIKELQLDMRAIFVLDEKNTIRYVEYLREMSDHPDYDAALNAMKQLV; translated from the coding sequence ATGACACAAGAACGCACAGGAGTTGCAACCGTCGGAGGAAACCCGATTACGCTGATCGGGCCGGAATTGAAGGTGGGTGATCAAGCCCCGGATTTCACCATCAACAAAGATTTGTTTGCGGAAGTAAGTCTCTCCGATTTCGAAGGAAAAGTGAAGCTGATTTCCGTTGTTCCTTCATTGGATACGGACGTATGCGACGCCCAAACGCGCCGCTTTAACGTGGAAGCGTCAAAGCTTGGGGAGAATGTCGCCATCTTGACCATTTCCGTCGATCTTCCGTTCGCGCAGAGCCGCTTCTGCACCGTTGCCGGCATTGACAAAGTGGTTACGCTGACCGATTACAAATCGCGCTCGTTCGGCGAGGCGTACGGCGTGCTGATCAAAGAGCTGCAGTTGGATATGCGCGCGATTTTCGTACTCGATGAAAAAAATACGATCAGGTACGTCGAATACTTAAGGGAAATGAGCGATCACCCGGATTATGATGCCGCGTTGAATGCAATGAAACAGCTGGTTTAA
- a CDS encoding TraX family protein codes for MQVIAMLTMLIDHIGLVFFKNDPWWRIAGRLAFPIYAYYIVLGYQHTKSIKNYMNRLLLLTLISQIPYMLALNSAAKLNVVGTLYLCLVVLYVTDHQKRVVSVPVAVIIAAIMEFLNFDYGFYGLALVLIYRYMQNHYIVFAHLMLNLLVMLLKPGWEIQIFSIFATLAIVYGPKVYRVLERRSVPNWLWRSFYPAHLALIALFKWF; via the coding sequence GTGCAGGTTATCGCTATGCTCACTATGCTTATTGACCATATAGGTCTGGTTTTTTTTAAGAACGATCCCTGGTGGAGAATAGCAGGAAGGTTAGCCTTCCCGATTTACGCGTATTATATTGTTCTAGGATATCAACATACCAAGAGCATAAAGAATTACATGAACAGGCTTTTACTATTAACGCTCATTTCACAAATCCCCTACATGCTGGCTTTAAATTCAGCAGCAAAACTTAATGTCGTCGGCACCTTATATCTATGTCTTGTTGTTTTGTACGTTACTGATCATCAAAAGCGGGTTGTTTCCGTGCCGGTTGCCGTCATCATCGCGGCCATTATGGAATTTTTGAACTTTGACTACGGCTTCTATGGACTTGCCCTTGTTCTCATTTACAGGTACATGCAAAATCACTATATCGTCTTTGCTCACCTTATGTTAAACCTGCTGGTTATGCTGCTAAAGCCGGGGTGGGAAATCCAAATATTCAGCATCTTTGCGACATTAGCAATTGTGTATGGCCCTAAGGTATATCGCGTTTTGGAACGCAGAAGCGTCCCAAATTGGTTATGGAGGAGTTTTTACCCTGCCCATCTGGCTCTGATTGCTTTATTCAAATGGTTTTAA
- a CDS encoding ArsR/SmtB family transcription factor: protein MIDKAIHALAEPRRRDILYLVRDGELTSSAIASQFDISAPAVSQHLKVLEEAGLVVVRRAGTKRFYGIRREGFAELKQYIESFWDDSLMRLKEAAEEEERRKHAANKQK, encoded by the coding sequence ATGATCGATAAAGCCATTCACGCATTAGCAGAACCCCGGCGCAGAGATATTTTATATCTCGTCCGCGATGGGGAACTGACGTCCAGCGCCATCGCATCGCAGTTCGACATTTCGGCGCCTGCAGTATCGCAGCATCTCAAAGTTCTGGAAGAGGCCGGGCTCGTCGTCGTCAGGCGGGCGGGCACGAAACGATTTTACGGCATTAGGAGGGAAGGGTTCGCCGAATTGAAGCAGTATATCGAGAGCTTCTGGGATGACAGCTTAATGCGCCTGAAAGAAGCCGCGGAAGAGGAAGAAAGGAGAAAACATGCAGCCAATAAGCAGAAGTGA